TTCTTCACCAATCAACTCCTAGTCTACCATCCTTTCAAAGTAATATGGTTGAACTCAACTGCTTATGAGGATTGTCGCATGAATTATCTTCTCAAATTACTCATCACTGCACCAGCAACTTGAGCTTATATCTTTTGCTGAGAATCACACACAACAACACGGACTATTTGAAGATGTCCTGAATCTTGTATACTTATACACTACTTTACTTAAATTTTATAACATTTTGCCCTCCTTGTAACAGATCTGTGGGAGAGCTGCTGCTGTTTCATGTAGTATCTAGTTCGTGCCAGTTTAAACAAGCCAAGGAGTctgttttctttttttccttgctATTTAGTTTAACAGGTAGCATGGGGCTCGGTTGTCATATTATTTTACAGTCTTGTGGACCTTTTCAGGTCTGAGCAGTTAGCCTTCGCCTCCTTTTATGTTAGTGAGGTTGTAAAGTCAAAATGTATCCCCGTTGCACTAATAAAGCTTGATTTTTGTAATAGCACTGTAAACTTGTCTTCAGGTACCTTAGCTTTTTAAAGTTGTTTTCAAATAACGATTTTGTAGGGGAAATCTACGAAAACTGACCCGACCCTGGGTCGGACCCTGGCCTATAATCAGGGTCAATAGGCGGGTATCAGTTGATTCGGTTCCTGAGCCAAAACCATAACCAGCTCAGCCCATTTAAAATATAGGTTCCGTGGTTAGGTTGGTTTTTTAATATGTATATGGACgaaaatttattaaagaaaattgatGGCGCTTATCCTGATGTCTTGATTTTTTGACAGAGAGTCCGGGATTAGGGTACTTGTGATACGATTCTCAATTATAGTTACgatgaatttatagaatttttttaaaatgggaTATGTAATTAAAGGGTATTGGATTTTTAGGTTGTGTATCGTGAGTGTTTCctgatttattttgataatagttgaaaaattttaTGAGACCGAATTTATTTAAGACTActgaatttattattatttttattatcattatttttatttctcaaGAGAACTTATCCTAATCCATTAGgttataaaatattaatattaatatttttatgtgttaattaattatttaataattaattaatgttttTTACTATATCATTATTTTTGATAGTTAGAAGAAAAACTAAGagaataaaaaaactaatttctTTTAAAGCtgtaataatttatttataatagtataatttaaaatttagaggAAACAAAGTAAAAGTAATTTCGATCATTAAACTGATGCTTTCATTAACCTGATGATTTCGATATTTGTGAGAGAAgtaggattttattttattttattttttaaactattcTTAATGCAATAGACTGTAGAGGATAAGCATGTGCAagttattatttatatattttttatataaatttattatttttaaaatttttaaaataatactttGAATGGTAATGAATCGTAAATCAAATTGAATGGGTAGTTTTTCATGGTAGACTATGTTTTTTCAtcgtaatttttaaattaaattggttatattttattctcataattttaattatataattatttaataattatataattaagattataCATAATAATTTAAACTAATGGCTCTAAAGGTTAAAGTTAAAGGGTTAGACGCGGCTAATGGACAACTCCAGAAattatgaataaaaaattataagtGAGTTGTttggttaatttttaaaaatggcttgataaaaaaagtattttttttaattttctgccGTTAATAATTGAGTGATTTAAATAGTAATATAAAAGGATAAAATAGTTCTTTCCATTACaggaaaattataaaaataaataatttaaagggtattttaaaaACTGTTAATTGCGTGAGATATTTTAAAAGAACCCAATGGTAGCTTTTGCCTTTCAGGAGCATGGGAAAAGGCCCAACTTTATAAGCGAATCAAGGTTTCGATGCTTCATCCATCCATGGCTGCCTATATAGATCGCCTCCTTCCTCACCCTTCCTCTTCTCACTCCACTCTCCTTCTCCTTTACCCCGTCAAAATTGCGAACAAAGTTCGAATCTTTGAGCGACCATCTGCCTCTTCCAGTCTCTTCGCTTCTCCCGTCAATTCAGGCCGCATCGACGCCAACCTAGAGGTTTAACTGGATTCTTACGTTTTCCTCTGGTTATTTTGAGTTTCGATTTCTCTTTTCGAAAATTCTGCGCAATTCCATTTTGATTTCGCTATGGATCCATAAGTTTGATTATTTTCCtcaatatttagttttaggacactGGGTGAGTACGTCCTCTACTGGAAGCTCGCATTGTTTTACCACTGTTTGGATCCTGTTGCTTCTTTCTCCTAATTTTGAGTTCAGGAGATAAATTTGCGAGATGATGGCCAAATCGTGGATGGAAGTTCTTCCTCCAGCGTCGGCACTGTGCTTCCCCTGCACAAGTTGCTTCCTTGTCGAGGGGAGGAATTGGGGCGGGCTCTCGAATGGAAACTGGACCCGGGAAGAGAACAAGCTTTTCGAGAAAGCCCTGGCCGAGTTCGACAAGGACACACCTGACCGCTGGGAAAAAGTGGCGGTGTATATCCCAGGCAAGTCCACAACGGACGTGGAGAGACACTACAGGGATTTGTTGAAGGATGTGAGCGAGATAGAAGCTGGGCGGTTTCACTGTCCTAGCTacgactcttcttcttttgcacTGGACTGGGACAGCAATTGCGACTTCAAAGCTGTCAAGCAACTTTATTCAATCAGCAGGAGGAAGTCAGGGGTGCATATCAGCGGGAAGAAGTCAGGGCTGCACGCGGCAGTTCAGGAGAGGAAAAAAGGAGTCCCTTGGACTGAAGAGGAGCACAAGTAAGTCATCTCTGTGTCCATTCAATTTTCATAAGCTTCAACTCAATCTAAAGGTGGTGTATAACTCAAGGTGAAAGTTTTTGGCTTATATCTGATTGAATTTTGGATCTAGTTTTTGAAACTCTCAattctatttcttctttcttctagtTGATCCGAGTTTGGTTTTGGAATTGTAGGGATTGTTTGTGTTAAATCATAAATCTACAAATGGTGCCTTTCTGATGCCATAAGTTTTCATTCCTATGTTATGAGTACGAGTCCTTCTCAGCTtctttatatatgtatatatatatatatatatatatatatatatatatgttcatatTTGAGGTTTGTTCTAAACTTGGAGAGGGTATGAGGATGTTAAACCATGCATCTCTATTGGGTTCTTTAGTAACTTATCCTTTAGGGAACATATTGTCAGATGATCAATCTTTAGAGTggttactaattttttttttctttttgtttttttgcaGGCTATTCTTGCTTGGACTTAAAATGTATGGCAAAGGGGATTGGCGAAATATTTCCCATAATTTTGTGGTTACCAGGACACCTACTCAGGTAGCTAGTCATGCCCAAAAGTACTTCATCCGGTTACATTCAGGTAGCAAAGATAAGAGGAGAGCCAGCATACATGATATTACTACCGCCAATTTACCAGATAACAGACCTTCCTCTCCATCTCAGTCATCTTCCCTTCGCAATCCGTTAAGCTCAACTTCTACACCCATGTTGCCAAGTTCCTACTCATCTATCCTAGACATAAATCAGCCCCATCAAGTAATTGGTTTTTTAGGTGCATCAATGCAAATGAGACGATCACTTGGTGGAGTAAGTCCTTATCAGATGGCAACTGAAGCCCATGCATCTCCAAATGGAACTTTTCACGATCCTATGGTGCACGACAATAATCTGCTACACCAAATGATACCAAACCATATTCACCTACATGATTGAGATTATTTGTATACAAGGATCAAATGTACATGTTCACTTGGGATAAAGTGAGGGCAACTGCATCCTGGAATTGGGAAGATGCAAATGAATGCTGAGTTTTTTTACCCCATAATCTAGGGAGAGTTCATGGATGTATGCTCATGCCACTCTtctctctcttttcattcttccTCAGTTATAATATGTCAGTATaaagtataaaaataaatattgtaCATGTAGCAAGACACTTGCCTCTGTACTTTGTGTTATATACTTCAATAATATATGATCTGCACAGTAAGAAGCGCATTGTTTATGTGATGTGTCAAAGGAATTTAACTTTCATAATCAGTGTCCAAATGTGAAAACAGTTAGAATTAATGCTCAAATATGGAATCTATTTTATTGATTGTACATTACTATATGTCTTACAAATTACAAGGGGAGAGACTAATGCTTCTTTTCATATTAGGTTCATTTCTCCTCACATCATATGCTTCTGACTCTTTACAAAATCAGGTGCAAGCTTGTATGCAATCTATCTTGCACTGCCTGAGATCAATCAATACTCAGAAGGTTTTAAACCAATTCTGTTCACTC
This region of Zingiber officinale cultivar Zhangliang chromosome 9A, Zo_v1.1, whole genome shotgun sequence genomic DNA includes:
- the LOC122019876 gene encoding transcription factor DIVARICATA-like, which encodes MMAKSWMEVLPPASALCFPCTSCFLVEGRNWGGLSNGNWTREENKLFEKALAEFDKDTPDRWEKVAVYIPGKSTTDVERHYRDLLKDVSEIEAGRFHCPSYDSSSFALDWDSNCDFKAVKQLYSISRRKSGVHISGKKSGLHAAVQERKKGVPWTEEEHKLFLLGLKMYGKGDWRNISHNFVVTRTPTQVASHAQKYFIRLHSGSKDKRRASIHDITTANLPDNRPSSPSQSSSLRNPLSSTSTPMLPSSYSSILDINQPHQVIGFLGASMQMRRSLGGVSPYQMATEAHASPNGTFHDPMVHDNNLLHQMIPNHIHLHD